In Gadus chalcogrammus isolate NIFS_2021 chromosome 1, NIFS_Gcha_1.0, whole genome shotgun sequence, the sequence aaagtgatGAAGTTCAATGTTTCCATATGGGCTTCTATGAAGAGCTTTAGGTTTAATTTGAAGTGAAGGGAAAAAATTGAACTGCTAGAATAACGCCATCTCTGGTGAAACATGCACCATTGCAATTCAATCTTTAAACTCCATGGAATGACAGTTTACCGCCAATCAAAAACAGCAATAGGGACTACCTGTGTATGCGGCTGTCCCTGTTGGGCCATGTTCTCCCATGGCTTGGGGTTTCATACAGTCTGTAGTGTGAACTCACGTTGTCGTGGTTCTTCTTGAGGTGAATGAGCTCCTCCTTCAGGGCTTCGATCTCGCTTTCCAGGTTCATGCGGCCCATGTTGGTGTCGTCGATGAGCTTCCTCAGACCAACGATGTCGGCCTCGACGGACTGGCGGATGGTCAGCTCAGACTCAAACCTGGAAGCAGAACAGAGGAGATCTTTGGTTAATACTAGCCCTACATTTGGCAATCTTAATCGTGTGATCATTGGGCTTGATGAAAATCTAAACCACTGCTGCTTGAGAGTAggagttttctttgttttttgtacATGCAAAAACACTTAATCGTAACGATATCTTGGCATGCTTTAAATTAAACCATCAGTAATTTTGCGTTACAGACTTACAGTAGACTCTAGGGTGTGAAGATTAGAATGACTCATCAGACAACCCAGACATAGCATAATGTAAGCTGCTAGCTTTAGTCGTTTTATTACACTACGGCCCAAACTAGTGCAACCATCCACCCCCATAACAGGGGTAAGCTGCTTTGTAGTTGTAGTTTTTACAGTCTGTGGTTCCATGGTCTGCTCTTACTTCACTCTGAAGTCATCAGCGGCCAGGCGTGCGTTGTCGATCTGCAGGATCACACGGGCATTGTCCACGGTGGCATCAAACACCTACACCAGGGTCATTcgggaggaaggaagaaaaaaactgTTTAGAATCCGGAAGGAACAACATTTTCTCGGGCGACatcaaacaaacatgcaaaaaaaatattatcattTGGATAACCGGAGATAAGTGTGTTCAACAGCTCTTTATTTTTAATGGGTTTGTCATTGTCTTGGAAACAAGACCAGTGGCGTTGGCTGTTTTGGCTAACGCAAATACTGGTAGCAGTTACCACCAGTGTTTGCGCAGCCAGTGGAACGGCCTCAGATAAGGACTCTGGGAAAAGGGACGGGAGGCATGCAGGTGACGTATGTCTGTGAGCCAATCATTTACTGCCGAACAACGGCTTCCCCTTGGCTGCTAGGGAACAGGATTCCGACTGTCATCGGGCAGGATGGGAGAAGGTGATTTGCATGAGCCAGGGTGAATGTAGAAGGTAACAGCTTAATATGAGGGTTAAGAGGAGGGTAAGAGCCGTGTCTATGGGTCTGGGAAAGTGCATGTTGACTTGAGCAGATGAGAGTGCTCATGGCTTGGTTGGGTTTCCTGTTGTTGCACTTAGAATCTTTGTTTTTGCAAGCAAGTTGGGTGGGTTACTGTGGGCttgggcggtggtggtggagggggataCTCATCTCTCAAAGAGCCAAACAGAGTCAATGTGACCCTGGTCTGTCAGGACTACATGACTGACTTCTAAATCAGTTGAACTTTTTAGGTTGGCGACTAAAATGGCCCTATTTTGGCTCCAATTACTGTTTGCAAGTTGTCATGGATAATAACTGCCGCAGATTATATCTGTTCCAAATGGAAAATGCCACTTTCAGCCCATTATCTTCATCCTTTTACTGGTTTTGTAATTACTCTCGTTCTCAAGACTTGGCTGACCTTCATGTGGGCCTCTCTCCCACGCTTTATACCGATTTCAAGGGAGTCTTGAAATAAATACTTAAACTGCCACGCCTAATCACCAAACCACAATGGTTCCCTTTTCTAAGTCTCAAGTTTATTTCTGCAACCTATGAAATGTTTTCAACAAACAAGTACCGCAGTGTTCGGTTGGCTTCGCAATTTGTGCTCGACCATTTTTTGGTTTTAAATTTCATGCAATTACAAGCGAATTATTTAATAATCGTCTCCATCCAAATGCTTTCCATTCTCAATATTCTCGTCATTATCTTCTTTACTCTATGTGGTGTCTTAAAACATGTGAGAGCTGAGTAGAGATTagaattaattcattcatttttaaatGACTATTGTAATGTCACTGAGCCAACAAACTCCTCCTCAGAGGTTGATAAGAAACCTgttttttgcacttttaccgcacACATTTCACTAAGTAGTAAATAAAAGGTGTACATTTACTGTCTAGGTTGGCTTCCATGGGGACTTTTAGTTTTCACTCTCTCCTGCCTTCCCTCCTTATCAGTTGTagtaatgtacacacacaagtcCTTAAACTGTGTTCCGTCTTGTAAAATGGCATTGCTCCCTTTTGTGTCTCTTGGGAATACATACAGTGACTAATTACCAAGAGGGTGTGAGATGAACAAACACTCTTTTTCTAGGCATTGCAACTTGTTTGTCTTTTAATGCTTAAGGTCACTGAACCACTCCTCCATTTTGTTCCAcgagtctctctcgctctcttgctctctctcgctctctcagccGCTAGCCGGTTTACTAAAATTCCTTCCATCTGGGCCCCCTGCCCGGGACTGCTGCCCACACAGTAGCTGATCAGAGAACAAGGAACGATTCACAGCTAAAACCTCATAAGGTCAGTTCAATCCCGAGCAAGAAGGTTTATGACACGTGTCAAGATCATCAACGTTTGCTTCTTGGCTCACTTTCTCTTATCTTACACCTATTTATTTTGAACAACGGGGTAAGTATTCAAACCATCATAAGAAGAAGTTGGAGTACTCTTCAATCATCAATGTTAGTCCTCTTCATACAAATTCCATCTCTCCGGCCCCCACTTGCCATCAATCAAACCGACTcgagcaaaccccccccccccccccccccatcttcccTCCCACtttacccctcctcccccaacctcTCAGAAGTACCTTTTACCCCAAGTTACAAACAACTCCCctcgccacctccaccaccgccgtcaccaccaccaccagcatctctccactccccccccccccccccctccgcctttCATCCCTGGCCTGCCTTGGTGACTCACCTTCCTCCTCAGGTCGTCCAGGATGGCCTGGTACTTGCTGTAGTCGCGGAACTCGGGCCCGCTCTTCTCCATGGCCTCGCGGATCTTGATCTCCAGCGTGCCGTTGGACTGCTCCAGGCTCCTCACCGTCTCCAGGTAGCTGGACAGGCGGTCGTTGAGGTTCTGCATGGCAAACTTCTCGTTGCCCATGATGTGGCCGGACTGCCCGCTGGAGTTTACCTGCACGCCGCCGGAGAATCCACCGATTCCCATTCCCATTCCCATCCCGGAGCCCAGTCCCATCCCGGACCCCCCGCTGCTGCTGCGGACCCCCGACTGATAGGAGGACGAGATGCGGGTCCCCTGGCCACCGGCGCCGGCGTAGATGCTGGACGCCTTGTGGGGGGGGCACACGGCTCTGTGGTCCATGGACACATGGCCAGAGGGGCCCCTACTGCTCCCGCTGGAGCGGACGGAGTAGGAGGTGCTCTTCTGGTAACTCATTGTGGGAGCTCggcacacggggagagagagagagtgagactgagAGGCGCGGGCTGGGTTAAGCACTAACGGgagcacacagacatgcaggaggagaggagaggacgccGGTAGTATTTAAAGTCACTGGGCCCCTGAGCCGGCCCCCTGGCCACGCCCACATTTCCTGGGTTCCCGCCCCTCTCGTTCCAGCGGGCTGTACCGCAGGGCTGCTCAGCCTGCATGCCTTTGTCCGTCGTCAAGATGAGTTGGCGTGTTGCAAAATTTTGCTGTGACTGGAAATTCGgttcacttttcttttcttttgtcaGTTAAAAGACTAACTTTAACCTCTTGTTAAATCAAgctaaataattataataacttTAAGGGAATTAACCTGCTTTATAACTTGCCCTGTCTATTTTCACAGTTCTCTAAGAAATGTAATATTTTCAAAGCTCATCAATTACAGGGAAAAGAAGGAAATGAATCACTGAAGTTCAACACAACAAACagcgtgttgtttttttcagcgTTGATGTTCCTTGGTAAAAGACACACCCTATTGCTCCCTACGTACGTCGTGTTATTGGTCCCTACGTTTTTCCATATTGTGAAAATCTTTCACAAGAGTTCCATAGTAGGGTGTACCACACAAAGTACACCAAAACGGCTGGCTGCTGTCATAACAGCCTTGAGTCAGCTGCATTAAGGGAAGGCATGAGGAACTGAGGTCATTTCACGAAAGATGAACTCCCAAATCTGGGTGTTCCATCAGAGGTCGAAAGCCCCGCCCTTTGTCTGATCCCGTGTGTTGCAGTACCGCAGTATTTGCGGCCGGCATAGTTAGATAGGGGAGTGGAGACCGTGGGAAGCGCTGGTTTTGTTGCATATTTGGCCTAAATGGTGGTTGTCTCTGGCACCCTGGGTCTCGGGGCTGACCACGCAATAGGTTAGCACCAGCACTCTAAAGTCAACACGTATGTGGCTCTCCTGTGTAAGTCACAAGTCGAAGTGCTAGGTAAGATGGGGGTCGGATAACGAAGGGGCTAGTGTGTTCGGGTCACCAATGTCCACGGGCGCCTACCTCTTCCTCAAAGACCTAAATCCATCATTGGTTGCTTTGGACAAGAGGGTCTTCTTgtctaaatgtaaaaaaaaattgacgttcctttaactttaaaaaaactgaaaaaaaacaacaactgaagTGTCCACTTATCTTACTGGGAAGATCTTGCGGGCATATGGTGTGTATGGTCTGTGTGCCGAAGCCCGGATGTGTGTGGGCTGCTCTGGGCCAGGACGGATGTGTCCTGCAGAGGGGACAAACAACAGAACAATCGCTGTGGGTCACGTGTGTACACGCAGGAACAAAGACCTCTGCAGACTGGGCAGCATAACCAACAAGACCCCCCCTGCTGGGCTGGAaaaatgtgggggggggggtttctgcGACATGCCGTACCCCCAACCCCTGGTCCCTCTTAAACAAGTTACAAGCTGCTTCTTTGTCTACTCCTTCTTCTAGCGAACATACAAACCTGTAGTGTGTATTTTTACGACGCGGGATGATCTAGCGATGTGTACACAGATGGCTTATGTACATATTTAAGACATGATGTTTTTACTTTCCCTTTGTTTGGATTGCATCCTACCCACCATTTAACAGTTACAGTCAAGGTTTTGGTTATGGTCTAGGTCAGCTCACATCCTTTGCTCTGAACTCTTGTTTGTTTTCCAGTAAGGATGGTAGGGCCGGATATGTTGGGTCTGGAGAGCTGCTGATTAACGATTAACATCTTCATTCTGTCTTGGCTATTCAGTGCTGTTCAGTTTAACCCCAGTGCCCCTCAATCCAGCTTAAGTGAGAGCTGCATACCAAAGCTCAAAACTCATCAAGCTACTCATGTTTTTTGCAACAGGTTTATTCCAGCTATGAAATAATCCATGCTCATAGCTTTGCTTATCTCATCGTTTTATTGTTACAAATCCGATTTTTCCCATCAATGTTAATTTTTAAAGTGAGACATGAGGGTGAGAGTACCAGCAAAGCCGGTTTGCTCCGGTGGCATTTGAGATGAAGTCGCCACTGTATATAAGCATCAACCTCACGGAAGCCTCCTTTTACTGTCAAACATAACAGCCGACCACCAAAGGGCCTCTTTAATAGTCTCAGAAATGTCCTCTCAGCATTCCCCCCTCGCTGTATCCCTGTCTGGGTTTTCTGGACTTGATTGTGACGATGTGTGATGCCCCACCCAGTAAGGAAAACACAGATGATAGTCATTACAACAGAGGTGAGGACATGCGGGTTGTTTGAGGAAACAAAAGGCAGGCGGGAGGGTTTGTTTGCTTTAAGGGCAGGTAAGCATCGGTAAGATGAGCACCTGGCTTATCATCCTCCTTGCAATGATTGATGACTGTAAACTGGTTGTAGACAGTAATGCATATGCTACGGCTTTGTAAAGAGTCCCGCTActtattcaaacacacatgtacatacattcattcatacatacatggGTTCACATACATGGGtttacactcactcactcactcactcactcactcactcactcactcactcactcactcactcactcactcactcactcactcactcactcactcactcactcactcactcactcactcactcactcactcactcactcactcacccactcaatCTATTTAATTTCCATTATGTTCTATAGTTGTCATATTTCAATAACAAGACACAATATACCAACATGAAAAGAGCCCCCCTAAGCCTTTATACCCTCGCCTGAATGGCCTGTTCTCAGCTCAGTGAGGGGGCTTCATGTGAGGTGTGATTCATGTTGGTCACAAGCCTTGGCAAGCCTCTGTGGTACCTTGGTGATACCCGGAATGTTCTGGCGGCCCATCAAGGCTTTTTGTCTGTTTCACACTGAATCCCAGCCACCACACCCAGGCCCCTTTTCTTCCTAAAactctttttgttgttgtctttATCTGCCTGATGGAAAAAAAAAGCGTGATTCTACATAATGAAAACTTGTCTGTGAAGCCTGCGCTTTAATCAGGCTTAACCCCTGTTATTGCATCCCTTAGATAATTACAGGTATCTATAGCACTGAGGGTGTATTGTAAAGCCTGACATCACTGTGGTGTAATGGGAAAGGTGTTTGGGAACACTCCCCCTTCAGACTACATTACCTATAAGAGGATTAAATGACTGTCTGGTGAGATTTATCATTTGTCCTTTTCATTGTCTTTTAGCATGTGCTTTTATCCAATGAGGCTTAAAGGTTAATTACCTTCTCAAAAATAGGAAATCTCGCAACCATATACCTACAGGTAGACCGCAGACACTGGGTTTTGAACCAATAGTCTTTCGCGAGAGTCAAACACCATTAACACTAGATTATCTCGCCATCCTCGTCCTTATAATGAAGAAATATAATAAATGCAGATAAAATATATGTACCCAATTTTTATAAGCATATAATaacacattttgtttttgtcgtCCAACATGATTATGCCCACTTCTTTTGGTCCTGGGCTTCTGAACGTACTTAAAACCACCTGGAGGTTAGCCAGAGGTGCAGGTGTGTGCTCATGGCTGACTTCCCGCCTTCCCCCCTGAGCGTTAGCAGGCCTACTCGCCGTGAGTCACTTGGTGCCCGTTGGTTCTTTGGTATTTGTTTGTCTGGTGCATGCCAGCTCAAGCTCCTCTTGTATCTGTTGCATCGGACGTTGCAGAATCTTGCTGGGTTCCTGGAAGATGTCGGTTGATTAATTTTTTCCCCAGATCTGGAACTTATTTACATAGCTTATCTTGATTTTAAGACTTTGTTCAGCAAAAGGGAACTGCGTTCTGAGTTCAGATGCTTTGACTTTCCACTCGAGTCGGTTCCCTTCAGCTCTATGAGGGGGAAGAGGGTGACAGGAATTGGGAAGATGAACTATCGGTAACTGGGCTGGCCCCGGCTGAGGACTAGAACTGTAGAGGTCTTGTTCGAGCTCCGGGCGTCTCCGGGATGGTCTGACCTCGGGGTCACAGAACACCCACTGGAGGTCCTAAATCAGAGTGCCCAGACAGacgagggtgggagggggttgggggggggcactgCTCACTGCCAAGTCCTGCGGAATCTGAATCTGAGAGCAGCCATTGAGAGCCCGCGTATGAGGGCCTGGCCAAGGAAATGCGCCCATCTGACCCCCCGATGTGGATTCCAAGGGAACCATGGCGATTCATCCCGCAACACCTCATTCAATGGGAGAACAAACCGCTATACAAGAACTTGTTTGGGAAGGACAGATCGCCCACCCCCAAAGCACATTTTAAAGAGGCCGTTCAGCCGGGAACACACTGTCTCTGAGTCACTCAACTCTCTCATCCACTTGCGCGTGTCAGCTATTTACCAGCTGGAACCTGCTCCACACCACTGTCTAACCACGTCATGTCATCAGTCTATCATGAGACACTTGGTAGTTGATAGTGTATTGAATCATGGACGGCGCAGGTGACGGCACCATTGGATTAtttgccaggtgtgtgtggaacATTCTATACAGGTGTTCCGTTTTGTTATTCAGACATACTGGCATCACACACCTCTCCTTCTGGGAAACAACGtctgggagggtgggggaggtgtgtgtgtgtgtgtgtgtgtgtgtgtgtgtgtgtgtgtgtgtgtgtgtgtgtgtgtgtgtgtgtgtgtgtgtgtgtgtgtgtgtgtgtgtgtgtgtgtgtgtgtgtgtgtgtgtgtgttctgcttgTGTGTCTGGCCGTTTGttttgtgaggtgtgtgtgctgccCATTTCTGAGTGAGTTTATACgcgatttgtttgtgtgtctgtgcttgtgtgtatgtgtggtttttCAGTGTGTTGGTGCCTGGTGTGTTTATTTGATGTATGACTGATGTCTCAATGGAGTGTGTATCTATGCTGTGTCGAGTGTATCAAACACATCCATCCCTGGATCCCAGGTTTAAATCCCGGGAGAAGGGGGCATGAAAGCAGTGCACTCATT encodes:
- the LOC130387386 gene encoding keratin, type I cytoskeletal 18-like — translated: MSYQKSTSYSVRSSGSSRGPSGHVSMDHRAVCPPHKASSIYAGAGGQGTRISSSYQSGVRSSSGGSGMGLGSGMGMGMGIGGFSGGVQVNSSGQSGHIMGNEKFAMQNLNDRLSSYLETVRSLEQSNGTLEIKIREAMEKSGPEFRDYSKYQAILDDLRRKVFDATVDNARVILQIDNARLAADDFRVKFESELTIRQSVEADIVGLRKLIDDTNMGRMNLESEIEALKEELIHLKKNHDNDVMELRSQVSQSGVQVDVDAPKGQDLAQIMSEIRAKYEKMALKNQEELKAWHESQITTVQSEVTQNTQALKGAQVEVSELRRTLQTLEIELESQRSLKLSLEGTLRDTEMRFNMEVEALNNVIRGLESELTQLRGNIQNQTQEYEALLNMKMKLEAEIATYRRLLDGGDFKLQDALEEQKVSKKTKVMTVTQHMVDGKVVSSSTETKNL